The Amycolatopsis viridis genome window below encodes:
- the rpsT gene encoding 30S ribosomal protein S20 — translation MANIKSQIKRIKTNEKARQRNQSVKSSVKTAIRKFREAAESGDKAKAIELQQVAARALDKAAGKGVIHANQAANKKSAMAKRVNQL, via the coding sequence ATGGCCAACATCAAGTCCCAGATCAAGCGCATCAAGACCAATGAGAAGGCGCGCCAGCGCAACCAGTCGGTCAAGTCCTCGGTGAAGACCGCGATCCGCAAGTTCCGCGAGGCCGCCGAGTCGGGCGACAAGGCCAAGGCCATCGAGCTGCAGCAGGTCGCGGCTCGCGCCCTGGACAAGGCCGCCGGCAAGGGCGTCATCCACGCGAACCAGGCCGCGAACAAGAAGTCGGCCATGGCCAAGCGCGTCAACCAGCTCTGA
- the holA gene encoding DNA polymerase III subunit delta — MTASATTSTPLQLVLGEEELLVERAVRNALEQARRDDPTAELTKVRVPDLTPPALAELVSPSLFSEGRVIVLDGAQDIGQELADAVLAYAKMPAEGVVLVVVHTGGGRSKAAKALPAALRKAGAGVTECPKITRPAERESFVRNEVRQAGGKIDPAGVAALIDAVGSDLRELAAAASQLVADSGGRVDEEAVRRYHRGRADVTGFAVAEKAVAGERGAALEAMRWALQIGVAHVLIADALADAVRTIARVSAAGRGNPNQMAGELGMPPWKIRKAQGQSRGWTQAGLAEAMAVVARVNAEVKGQAADPSYALERAVLELASARDKR; from the coding sequence GTGACCGCGTCGGCAACCACGTCCACCCCCTTGCAGCTCGTGCTCGGCGAAGAGGAGTTGCTCGTCGAGCGCGCCGTCCGGAACGCTCTGGAGCAGGCCCGCCGGGACGACCCGACGGCCGAGCTCACGAAGGTCCGCGTGCCCGACCTCACGCCACCGGCCCTGGCCGAGCTGGTCAGCCCGTCCCTGTTCAGCGAAGGCCGGGTGATCGTCCTCGACGGTGCGCAGGACATCGGGCAGGAACTGGCCGACGCGGTGCTCGCGTACGCGAAGATGCCGGCCGAGGGGGTCGTCCTCGTCGTCGTCCACACCGGCGGCGGCCGCAGCAAGGCCGCCAAGGCCCTGCCGGCGGCCCTGCGCAAGGCGGGAGCCGGGGTCACCGAGTGCCCGAAGATCACCCGACCGGCGGAGCGGGAGTCGTTCGTCCGCAACGAGGTCCGGCAGGCCGGCGGCAAGATCGACCCCGCGGGTGTCGCGGCCCTGATCGATGCCGTCGGGTCGGACCTGCGCGAGCTGGCCGCGGCCGCGTCGCAGCTGGTGGCCGATTCCGGGGGCCGGGTCGACGAGGAGGCGGTGCGCCGGTACCACCGGGGCCGGGCGGACGTGACCGGCTTCGCCGTCGCCGAGAAAGCCGTTGCGGGGGAGCGCGGCGCGGCGCTGGAAGCGATGCGGTGGGCGCTGCAGATCGGCGTCGCGCACGTCCTGATCGCCGACGCCCTCGCCGACGCGGTGCGCACCATCGCGCGAGTATCGGCGGCAGGCCGCGGCAACCCGAACCAGATGGCGGGCGAGCTGGGCATGCCGCCGTGGAAGATCCGCAAGGCCCAGGGGCAGTCCCGCGGCTGGACGCAGGCCGGCCTCGCCGAGGCGATGGCCGTGGTGGCCCGGGTCAACGCCGAGGTCAAGGGCCAGGCCGCGGACCCCTCGTACGCCCTCGAACGGGCCGTCCTGGAACTCGCCTCGGCCCGCGACAAGCGCTGA
- a CDS encoding class I SAM-dependent methyltransferase, whose product MSTTIEEIRDRAFGHPRGLLGRLGGIVMAYGNGATERHVVDVARLTPAETVLVVGPGPGVGLQLAGQRARSAIGVDPSPEMRALAEARCAAEVSAGRVRLAAGSAGRTGLAPAAVDVVLSVNNVELWPDRAEGFAELLRVLRPGGRLVLSAHEKWLPVPRHALAAELTEAGFTDLQTWVWQPPGLTAPLAAQFRARRPE is encoded by the coding sequence ATGAGCACAACGATCGAGGAGATCCGCGACCGGGCCTTCGGCCACCCGCGGGGGCTGCTGGGCCGCCTGGGCGGGATCGTGATGGCGTACGGCAACGGCGCGACGGAACGCCACGTGGTGGATGTGGCCAGGCTCACGCCGGCGGAGACGGTGCTGGTGGTGGGGCCGGGGCCGGGGGTCGGGCTGCAGCTGGCCGGACAGCGTGCCCGCAGCGCGATCGGGGTGGACCCGTCGCCGGAGATGCGAGCGCTCGCCGAGGCCCGCTGCGCGGCCGAGGTGTCCGCGGGGCGCGTGCGGCTGGCGGCCGGGTCGGCGGGGCGGACCGGCCTGGCCCCGGCCGCGGTGGACGTCGTGCTGAGCGTGAACAACGTCGAGTTGTGGCCCGACCGCGCCGAGGGGTTCGCCGAGCTGCTGCGGGTGCTGCGCCCCGGTGGCCGGCTGGTGCTCTCCGCGCACGAGAAGTGGCTGCCCGTGCCGCGGCACGCGCTCGCGGCGGAACTCACCGAGGCGGGCTTCACGGACCTGCAAACCTGGGTGTGGCAGCCCCCCGGCCTCACCGCGCCACTGGCCGCGCAGTTCCGCGCCCGCCGCCCGGAATAG
- the thrC gene encoding threonine synthase gives MTAALDSTTTRRTVDLGPAVELVSKEEGHRQPLAPEFVSAEDFSPLEVAYDFGRVRREDIQAGPRNIWRYKKLLPVPSNVEEIPNTEPGCTRLVKADRLAKALGVKSLWVKDDTGNPTHSFKDRVVAVALAAAREFGFDTLACPSTGNLANAVAAAAARAGWQSVVLIPSSLERAKVLTTAVYDGNLVAVDGNYDDVNRLATELAAEHENWAFVNVNVRPYYSEGSKTLAYEVAEQLGWRIPQQIVVPIASGSQLTKVDKGFREFAKLGLVEDTPYKVFGAQAAGCSPVSTAFRNGHDVVQPVKPDTIARSLAIGNPADGPYVLDTVRRTGGAIEDVTDAEVVEGIRLLARTEGIFTETAGGVTVATAKKLIEAGKIDPDAETVLLITGDGLKTLDAIENEVGPKATVPPSAAAVHEALGL, from the coding sequence ATGACCGCAGCCCTCGATTCGACCACCACCCGCCGCACCGTCGACCTCGGACCGGCCGTGGAACTGGTCTCCAAGGAAGAGGGCCACCGCCAGCCGCTCGCTCCGGAGTTCGTCTCCGCCGAGGACTTCTCACCGCTCGAGGTCGCCTACGACTTCGGCCGGGTGCGCCGCGAGGACATCCAGGCCGGCCCGCGCAACATCTGGCGCTACAAGAAGCTGCTCCCGGTGCCCTCGAACGTCGAGGAGATCCCGAACACCGAACCGGGCTGTACCAGGCTGGTGAAGGCCGATCGGCTCGCGAAGGCTCTCGGCGTGAAGAGCCTCTGGGTCAAGGACGACACCGGCAACCCCACCCACTCGTTCAAGGACCGCGTCGTCGCCGTCGCCCTCGCCGCCGCCCGCGAGTTCGGGTTCGACACCCTGGCCTGCCCGTCCACCGGCAACCTGGCCAACGCTGTCGCCGCGGCGGCGGCCCGCGCCGGCTGGCAGTCCGTCGTGCTGATCCCGTCGTCGCTCGAGCGCGCGAAGGTCCTGACCACCGCGGTCTACGACGGCAACCTCGTCGCGGTCGACGGCAACTACGACGACGTCAACCGCCTGGCCACCGAGCTGGCCGCCGAGCACGAGAACTGGGCGTTCGTGAACGTCAACGTGCGCCCCTACTACTCCGAGGGCTCGAAGACGCTGGCCTACGAGGTCGCCGAGCAGCTCGGCTGGCGGATCCCGCAGCAGATCGTCGTGCCGATCGCCTCGGGCTCGCAGCTGACCAAGGTGGACAAGGGCTTCCGTGAGTTCGCCAAGCTCGGCCTGGTCGAGGACACCCCGTACAAGGTTTTCGGCGCCCAGGCGGCCGGCTGCTCGCCGGTCTCCACGGCCTTCCGCAACGGTCACGACGTGGTCCAGCCGGTCAAGCCGGACACCATCGCCCGCTCTCTGGCGATCGGCAATCCGGCCGACGGCCCCTACGTGCTCGACACGGTCCGCCGCACCGGTGGCGCGATCGAGGACGTGACCGACGCGGAGGTCGTCGAGGGCATTCGCCTGCTGGCCCGCACCGAGGGCATCTTCACCGAGACCGCCGGCGGGGTCACCGTCGCGACGGCGAAGAAGCTCATCGAGGCCGGCAAGATCGACCCGGACGCCGAGACCGTCCTGCTGATCACCGGCGACGGCCTGAAGACCCTGGATGCGATCGAGAACGAGGTCGGGCCGAAGGCGACGGTCCCGCCGTCGGCGGCAGCCGTGCACGAGGCTCTCGGTCTCTGA
- a CDS encoding EamA family transporter: MNGTALGFVLTAAVVHAGWNLAAKRVDAGAPFVFLYYTVSAVVCAPLAILALLVGGERPHWTWLPAALLTAIFHIAYGVVLQRGYRVGDLSVVYPLARGSGPLLSVLSAVILLGERPGWLGLAGAFLVVAGVLVIGLGSRSAADARARRAGVLYGLLTGVTIAAYTLWDDHAVTALAVPPLIYFASGAVLQSVLLTPTALRSRGETGVLWRSHRREVVLVGVLSPVAYVLVLYAMRMAPVSLVAPAREVSIVLGGLAGWLVLREPHPARRLIGSVVVLAGIAAIAAS; this comes from the coding sequence GTGAACGGCACCGCGCTGGGGTTCGTCCTCACCGCCGCCGTCGTGCACGCCGGGTGGAACCTCGCGGCCAAGCGGGTCGATGCCGGCGCCCCGTTCGTCTTCCTCTACTACACGGTCTCCGCGGTCGTGTGCGCCCCACTCGCCATCCTCGCGCTCCTGGTGGGCGGCGAACGTCCACATTGGACATGGTTGCCGGCTGCGCTGCTCACCGCGATCTTCCACATCGCCTACGGCGTCGTGCTGCAGCGCGGTTACCGCGTGGGTGACCTGTCCGTCGTCTACCCGCTGGCCCGGGGGAGCGGACCGCTGCTGTCGGTGCTCTCCGCCGTCATCCTGCTCGGGGAGCGGCCGGGGTGGCTCGGGCTCGCCGGGGCGTTCCTGGTCGTGGCCGGGGTGCTGGTGATCGGGCTGGGGTCACGTTCGGCGGCCGATGCGCGGGCCCGGCGCGCGGGCGTCCTCTACGGGCTGCTCACCGGCGTCACCATCGCCGCCTACACGCTCTGGGACGACCACGCCGTGACCGCCCTCGCCGTCCCGCCGCTGATCTACTTCGCGTCCGGCGCGGTGCTGCAGAGCGTGCTGCTCACGCCCACCGCCCTGCGTTCCCGCGGCGAGACCGGCGTGCTGTGGCGGTCGCACCGGCGGGAGGTCGTGCTCGTCGGGGTGCTGTCGCCGGTCGCCTACGTGCTCGTGCTCTACGCCATGCGCATGGCCCCGGTCAGCCTGGTCGCGCCGGCCCGGGAGGTCAGCATCGTCCTGGGCGGCCTCGCCGGGTGGCTCGTGCTGCGCGAGCCGCACCCGGCGCGCCGGCTGATCGGCTCCGTGGTCGTCCTGGCCGGGATCGCCGCGATTGCGGCGTCCTGA
- a CDS encoding VOC family protein, giving the protein MDVLSSRVLIHPRDPEKTTAFYRDVLGLAIYRTFPGGTVFFTGQGYLEVVGRGEKGASPDVELWFQVRDLEATLAELAERGVRPDREARREPWGLDEAHISDPDGTTIVLVEIPPDHPLRTDIRAQ; this is encoded by the coding sequence ATGGACGTGCTGAGCAGCCGGGTGCTGATCCACCCCCGCGACCCGGAGAAGACCACGGCGTTCTACCGGGATGTGCTCGGCCTGGCGATCTACCGCACGTTCCCCGGAGGCACCGTCTTCTTCACCGGTCAGGGGTACCTGGAGGTCGTCGGCCGCGGCGAGAAGGGCGCCAGTCCCGACGTCGAGCTGTGGTTCCAGGTTCGCGACCTCGAAGCCACGCTGGCCGAGCTGGCCGAGCGGGGCGTGCGGCCCGACCGGGAAGCTCGCCGCGAGCCGTGGGGCCTGGACGAGGCCCACATCTCCGACCCGGACGGGACGACGATCGTGCTGGTGGAGATCCCGCCGGACCATCCACTACGGACGGACATCCGTGCGCAGTGA